The stretch of DNA TTGCATTACCTGCTCAGGGTAGAGCTTGCTACGCACAAGACACTTGAGGGAGCTGAGCTAAAGACCTTCAAGGATTTTGTTACTGTCTCTGCCAAGGTATACACTTCTAGTCTTTGATTATTTGTAAGAATAAAGTGGTTCTAACATAAAATTTATTATGTGACATAAGTCTCTCAAAATGTCTTTCACAATGTTTAAATATATGCTTCCTCACTAgcttaaaaaatagttttgtgggtttctttAAATGTTACTTTTGAGTTATTTATCCCATTCTGACATACCTGTAGGGCTGagatgcattttaatttaatcttaGAGGGCTCGAAATTAAATAAAGCTTAAGTAGTCTGCAGCATATTGAACAAACCCTGTAAATATAGTCCATTTATCAGATTTTCAGGGTAAGTAGCTATTGTAACTGAGTGGGATTAAAAAaccctttgtttttcattcttgaCTTTCGAATTTTGTTAATGCATACTTGATAAATGGTGTTCTATTTAGAGATATTTGTAACTTCTGTCTAAACTTTGAATATAATTGAGGTATTGAGTTTAACTgagtatttcaaaataattgagGTAATGAATATAattgagtatttaaaaaataaagatgtttacACATTACATTTGAGTGAAAGGACAATATATGTAATATAATGTGATTTGACTTGAACAAATTGGAATAATATAACTTTGTCAACCTACTGAAATGACCAATGTCTGTTTATATTTACTTACTGAGCAGCTAacacattgttttattttaaagaaagtgaaTCAATAGCTATTTAAGGGAATAATAAGGCCTATATGAACATTTCCAGATATCTGGGTTTATCTGAAAATCAGACAGACAGTTTCTTGCCCCCGCCACAGCCATCAGAGGCCAGAAATCTCTAGCTGGCCTCATTTCTTTAAGAAAGTGTAGTGGTAATCTTTCCATCATATTATCCCTAAAACATCCTCTGTTCTTGCTGATGGCTCGTGGCCAGCTGATGTCATTTGCTTCCCTGGCTATTAGTGCATAAATGGAGAATGCTCTCTTTTAGTTGCACGCTCATCTCCAGACTGCCATTACCCAAGTGGGGACTGCTGTCCATTTTCTTGTCACGTAACACTTTCCTCATAGTTCTCATTCATGATTCTCAGCTGTTTCTGTTAGGAAACTTTTTATACTACCCTCCTGTTTAACAGCATTTGTAGTGATGATAAATCCAAAGTCACAGAGGTCTCTGGTTCCCTGCTTGGCAAATTTTCCTTGTTGTagaattagtttaaaaaaacctaaaaatcaaAAACTGGCGATCAATACAGAAGTCCATTGTTTTTTGAATCCTCAATGAGACCAATGCCCACCTGAGATACTGTGCAACTGTGGCCTTTTAGATAGTAATGTGTGATATTCTGGGGGTCCTAGAGCAGTAAATGTAATTATAGTATGCAGTCAGTAGTTCAGAGGAGTGCTGGTTTTTTGCAGACTATTTAAGAGTTGTCTTCGAATTCAAACAATGCCCAGGGCCCCTGGCGTTAGCTGCTGTACAATTAGCAAAAGGCGGTTCCTACCTGTTACATTTGCATGGTATCAATTAAGCAGTCTAGAGTTAGAGATACTATCAACAGTTGGACAAAGGCTGCAGAATGACTAGCATATGTATAGCATGTTATGTCATAAATTGCTTTATGTATTTAATGTAACAGATACAGGGACTTTATTTCCCCATCTGTTGAAATGCTGCTCCCTCTGGAAGAGTACTTAGAGGATGGTATGCATACTCTACTTAATTCTACAGTAATTAGAACCATCATTAAAGCAAAATACTACATCTACTTAAGGAAGTCACTATTTCCAAATCACTTTGGAAATCACTATTACAcatatgaaaaggaaaatgctcttCTAGATGACCAACTTCTAGATTTACAGAAATCTGAACAAAAGTTTTATAAGAACTAATTTTTGTGATCAGTCTTTGTGATCAGTCTTTGAAGAGTGAGAATGATTTCAGCCTTAAGTCTTATGCTTCATTCTGAACAGAATTACCTTAATGTGAAATTCTGTGTAATCTGTCAAAAGTTCTTCTGTAGCATTTCTGCCTCCTATTGAGTAGCTTCATTTTACTGGTTAACATTTTGTGTGTGcaatttattaaattttgtAGCAAAAGTTAGTGTGAGCTGGCTTTTTATTGAAAGCAGAACAAGTAATTACTTTGCTTATAATAAAAGAATCtgaagaaaagacaggaaaagcacATCTAGATAAAAAATAAGTGTCTTGCTGATGATGAGAcctgtgctttaaaatatgggtattttttctactttcccattttgtggttttttcctcccctcagCTTTTTCCTGGACGTCAGCCTGTGGTAAAGTTGTTAGAGACCTTGCAAGAGTGGCTGGTGAGCCTTCCATTAGACAAAATCCCTTATGATGCTATCCTAGATCTGGTCAACAACAAAATGCGGGTAAGCTGTTACTAGTTCCCAgcataaaatacagcattagTAAAGGATAAGATTCTATATAAATCTAAGACATCACTTACTGATGGTCCCTCCAGTCATAATGGAGTTATAAGAaggttaaaatgaaaataaagtgaaatcattaccagaagaaaaatccacatGAAGGAATTGAGGGAATTGAAATAACAATCCTGTTTCAGTTTTATAATGAGCAAGCAATTGCAAACATACACGTGTTCCCTAACATCAGCTTCAAACTATGCAAGATTCCCAGCAGATATTTTTGAGTTGATGTGCCTGCTGTCAGCAGGATTCTTTTGAAGGTCAGAGTTGAAGTGATGGGAAATCTACTCACTGAAATGGGCGTTATTCCTGAAGAGTTTCCCCAAATACTCTTCAATTTCCTGGCATAGTAAAGGAATCCCATCTCACTTTGGTGATGCGAAGCGCCATGATAGGACCACCTGTGTACAGAAGTTAGTATGGATCCTTCTTCCCATGAAATGGGATTGCTATCTGAGAAGTGGAAACCTCCTGTGTGTTTtaggaagcagagagagaagtctcagaaatgaaaatcttGCACTGGATTTTAAATACAATGAACAAGTAGTGGCCTTGgtttaagaagaaataataatgaattcTACATCTTAGCCTGTTAAGACTTTGCTGCTGTAAGTCATGTAAATCTTGCTGAGTAATATGGAATTTTTAATGTGCCCAGGGAAACTGTAGCTCTGTCAGAGTTTACGGtagtatttgtgtgtgtgtgtgtgttgtgtacatactgtgcttaaaaaaacctgtacaAGTTAAGCTACTTAATGTATTCTGTCAGGCTAATGAGACGTGTGATGTGCATTTTAGTAGGTTTGACATCAGTTGTACGTTGTATATCATGTGATGTGTTTGCAAGAGGGATGAGTTTTACAATGGTGCATCAGAGTATCTCAGAGTTAAGGATTGTTGTAAGTTTAATGAATTCATTAGCAACAAGTGCCTCTATAGAGTAAGTGACTCTATAGAATCATTTGCTATAGCCTTGGTTCTTCTCAGTTTCAAGGTAGGATCAACTGTGACTGCTGATATGTTCAGTAGTGCATTTAGGTCCCAAACCTGCATATATCTTaactatttttactttttttttccccagatttcTGGGATATTCCTCACTAAGAAAGTTCAGTGGGTCGGATGTCAGGGTACAAGACCAGAGCTGAGAGGTTATACCTGTTCCCTTTGGAAGCTGTTTCATACCCTAACTGTTCAAGCTGCACTGCAACCAAAAGCTTTGATAAATACAGGTAAGCAGCAAAGTGAGGCACTTGACGGACGAGGCAAATActtgcagcagttctgctgtgccataggaaaatggcaaaaagaTGAGAGcagggtttttgtgtgtgtgtgtgtgtgtaaatatttcAACGAATAAATTGGTGGATAGTGGCTTTCGAGGCTCAGCTTTCAGGCTAGTGCCAGCAGGGGTCAGAGCATAGCTGTACTGCAGCCGCAAGGCTTTCAAAGCAAGCTGTCCATTTGTCCTTGTTCAGAAATGTGGTAAATAAAGTATGTAGCCCTAAAGACGTGTgcagtaaagcagaaaaaggagagagtTTCAAACAAAGAAATTCTGAACTGCGTGAAAAGGGATGAAGGTAATTCGGATTACCTGAGGTTGCACTGCTAATTTAATTTGAGAAGAATGAGGTTTACCCATACAGTTTACTGGCTATAAAAGATGTGCAACCATTAGCCAATCCTCCTGTAACGTTATTTCTTAAATGCTATGACTTAAATGTTATGActgtttggggtgtttttttcagccGAATGTAACTAGTGTTCATTAATCTCTGCAGTGATATACTACTTGGCAAGCACTCTGtaaaattgcttattttttgaCTTGCAGCATTTTGTGAAGCAGAGTGTTAATATTCTGGTGATGGTTCCTATTTAAGGAACGTGCTGGATATATAATCTATTTTCCTTGCACAATGGAAATAGAATTACTGATGCTAAAATACTGGCCTTTGTATGGGTTTATTCTTGCCCGGACAGTGCTTTGTTTGGTTATAGttctatttcattttcatttaaagcctttttaatgtcttttccaaGGAATTTAAGAATTCCAGATGGACTGTTACTAGATGATAAAACTCAGAAATTTGCATTTCGACAGTTGCTgagtatataaaaaattaatttattatttcaaattatgGATACATATATTTGTTCAGCATTACTTGCAATCACAGCAAAAATCTCTCAGTTCTCTAATATTGAATCTCCTGCAGaacagggatttttttggaTGGCTAATAATcctcttgatttttgtttctctctttttttgagtcttgttttgtttgttactCATGGGACAGTAGGTTGAATCCCTTTCATTTAGTACTGTTCTCTGCCTGGTGAATTTGAGGGGGTTTTGCACTGAATGATGTCTTAGCTGTTCACCAGGATCATGCATAAGTTAAATTTGCCCTTTTGTCCCAGTTGCCAAAAGTGTActaattaaatgtaaaaatgttctTAATGTTTAACTCTACAGAATTACATCTTAAATTGTTCCCATGTTTCAAGCATGAGGTCTAGTCAGtctgaagttaaaaatacattgtaaaaCCTGAAAACTCTTTGGCACACTTAACCATCGATTTAAATCGGGACAGATATGTGATGATCACTTCTTATGGCGAAAGAATTGGGTCAGTCTGAGACCGTCGGATTATGTCTTGGGAGGTTTTCCTCTCCTTATTGCTTGTTTAAATCCCATCTACTAAAAAGCATGATGTACTCCCTAATCCTTCCCACCACAGGTAGGGTTTTATGGTTCTTGTCCACTTTAAAGATTAGGGTTACCCTGAATTGCAGTAGTttgggaggaaagagaaaagggggATTACACGATGATACATGGCAGATGTTAATAGAAGATTCATCTCTGagctgataaaagaaaaacaaaatgagccattttgcaattgttttctttttaaagcagctgtatttttcttgataGTTTCCTTTGCTGGCGGAGTCTGGCAGCCAGCGTGAACTTGCTATAGCTTTCTTGATACAGTGGTTTTATTGGTTTCTATTTGACACATTTTAATGTTGAATGGTGTAATTTGAACCTGCAGTGGGATCAGCATGAGGGAATCCAAAGGAACTCTGAACAGAACTGCTCACATCCAAGGATATATAAAATCATTGGAGAAATCTAGTCCCGAGCATGCTTAATTATATGAAATGTGGTTTTAGGTAATAGAATCTATTGGCATGAATAAGACAGGCTTGTGGATTTGCTGAATTTGAAAGACCTCCccagaaaatgaattttcaagAGTGTAACCTTACACAGGAGAAGAGATACAATTAAATTTGTGTATGAATCTCTCATGCTCTCTTCAGAGGTTATTTGCTAGTAGTTACTTCTGTTGTGtatgttgtttgggttttttctaaatatgtattttagtATATGTGGTAAAACTGTTTTGCCCGAATTCATTTCAactttccaaaattatttttcagcctttcttttaATACTGTAATTTAATCTGCTTTAATCTCATATCTTTCATTTATACATGCCTATTCAATCACAGATATTGAATGTCTGGCTAGAGATTGATtgctttttataatttctttttggcTTTAAAGGCTTCCTTTTTGCTGCCATATTTAAGAATATCATGTTGTTTAAATTAAAGGTGTTTATGACAGTCTTCATGCATTTCTTGTATACATGACTTAGAAGTACCGTGATGGTTTTGAATAGGTTTtgttgaggatttttttccccaaaaaacaaTGCATATATAGAGGGCGTATGTGCTACCAAAGAGTTTGTTACTACTAGAACAGGACAGCGAGCAAAGTACTGTAACCCTTTACCACAGAACCTACAAAACCTGCATCGTAAATAACTCGTGGTAGAGGTGTTCAGCTGCAGGAGTCAGTAATTTAATCAATCTGCATCATAAAATGTGTGTTGTTTGACAAGCGCGTGTTTGTGGTGACGTATAGTACATTTGTAAATACGTTTTGGCATAATTTACTAGGTCAATTAAGCATGAATCAGAAGACCTGTGAGACGGAGATGAAATGATTTGATTTCAACACATTATATCAGGTTTTCAAGCCACTTGCAGATGTAGGGACTACCTGCAGTCACAGTAAAGGCCCAGGACAGAGTTCTCAGTCCATGAAGACCTTAACTTACTTCTGAATAAAATTACTCTTTTGCATTATCTTTAGTATAAAAGTGTGAATGTTAGAGACAGAATaatgtgtttgtgtttattttaggAGGAATTCCTGAGTTTCTCCTCAAAGTTCAAATATTGCTAAGTAGCTATTATGTGTTTGCATTCAGTGCCTGCCAAAAAAGCCATAGAACTAAAAACTGTAATGAGATTCTGGTAGTCTGTAATACCTCAGAGTTATGGAGTGACAAACAGGTATCACAGGCACCTTGTGAAATACTTATCAGGGGCATTTTGACTCTGGGTTTTTCAGTAGTGAGTTCACTCTAACTTTAGTGCCTGTGGATAAACGGTGAATGCATAACAGAAATACTCATTTAGTTATTGGGCAAGATGTAGGAGTTGTTCTACTTCCAGAAGAACTGTATGAAGTATAGACAGTGTAGTCTTGGCATGTTTTaacaatttcaaaatgttctCTTGATAATGggcttttggaaaaagaaaataataatcaatGTCTGATTTTCATTTAGCTAAGTTTGTTCCCCCCTCAGATTGTAAGATATTCTTTGAAAGGAGAAATTTTACTGTAAGGAACACTTGACCTTTAACTCTTTATCTTAACATGTTGTTCAGGGTAACTTTGAACCCAGTTGTATAGGCTGGATGTGTTGGTATGTATCGGTATAAATAGCTACTTCGCATTTTTAATAACCCTGTTGCTCACCTAGCATTTTTTGAGCTTCATTGCGTTTGAAATCATTCCCCTGTAGGTGTGCCTGATATCCCAGACAACCTTTCAAAAGGCTATGTTTTGAAACGTACTGTTGGATATCACTTTAAACTCTACATTATTTATTGACAAGTAATTTGATTTCTAAATGTCTCACCTCAACTACTTCGTGACaatattatatatgtattttgttgGGGAGGGGTATTTCTTCTAAGAACTGTGTGAAGTTTTTAATCCCTCTCTTTGTGGCTTACTGAGATCTAGGTTCTGTATGATGGCACATGTGCTATGGATATCTTTGAATTAGAAAAGTGGCTACTTTCTTATCTCTAAGGTGGAGGTGTAAATTTGCGTGGAACCAGAAGGTACCaccatttcctttttcctgcagtTCACTTTTACATGTGTTAAAGTGTATGTTGAAGCTGTTTGTCTAGATGGTGCTAAATGCATCTACCTTCTGTCTTCCTAGGTCTTGAAGACAGTCCCCAAACAGTACTTCAGATCATGCGAAGATACATTCAGCACTTTTTTGGGTGCAGGGCTTGTGCTCAGCATTTTGAAGAAATGGCTAAAGAGTCCATGGATTCCATTAAAACCTTGGACGAGGCTGTTCTCTGGCTCTGGGAGAAACACAACGTAGTCAACAACAGGCTCGCAGGTATGGAAGCCCATGCTTGGGAAAACCCACCAAAGGTAGCTGTGTCTGAAAAACAAGGCTACAGCGTTTTATACAGCGTGGTTTATAGTTGAACAGGGAGATGCAAACAAGGCTCCATAATATGAATTTAGAACAACCGTCTAAAGCAACTGTTGTTCCtgcttttgacatttttttgaTGAAATACTGACTTCAAAAGGCTGACTCCGTATTTACATCAGCGTACAAGAAAAGATACTACTTGTGTATAGAGCAAAATCTGGAGCATCCCAATCAGCTATAACTAAAGACTATCATGTTAACTTTGAGTGAGAAACACACGCTTGCGATATAACTGCGTTACTAAAGGATAGTGTCTTTTAGGATATATAACGAAAAAACTTGTTCATTCTCAAAGATACTGTTTCTTCTGAGATTTCCCCTGTTTCTTGATGGGAGTGTCTTTCTGCTGTACAAATCAAAGCCTTTTCAAAAACGAGCAATAAAGTTCAGCTACTTATCAGTGGataaaaatacttaaacatCTTTCTGTAGCAGTTTAAATAGATGTGAAATCCTGTCTTCATTTTGTTCTGGAGCTATGCTGTATAGAAAATAATGATAATTGAACCAGAGATTTTCTCAGGATAAAAGAGCGTAAACTATTAGCAGATCAGCAgctgtataaaataaaattactgaatgAAGAAAATCTGTTCCCCTGCTAGATTGCTATGTTTTCAGTTAGACTAAAAGTACCGTTAGAATACTGGTTGTTTTTAATCCGTTCTGTTATGGGGATATCAAGTAACTAAAGCACTAAAGAAAATTGGTTTCTCTTTGCACTAAATCCCTGTCTGCTGTTATGGATCTGTGTAATGTAACATTAGTTACAATTTAAATATGCTATATTGTGTTTATATTATTGTTATGCTGAATTCCCAAATTTTATGAAGTATTAAATACTGTTGTGAGTATAAAgagtttttcccttttctccaagcagaaaaatagtaaattctgagatatttaataaaaacatccCCTAATAGTTGTTACTATTGCCAGGTTGAACACAGGAAAAGGTAGTCCTGTTGACTCGAACTTGCTAAGTAGTGGAGCAATATACTTATTTAGAACATTAAGTTATTGGAAAACTCACATGGATATTGATTTAGATGATGCAACAGCCAGCTAAAATACCCTTTTAGTAAGAAGTATAAACGTACtggaataaataataatgttaaattatgctttttaaGTTTGCTAAAATTTCTCTTTGGGACAGTGATAGATTTTAAACCTTAAAAGCTGCATCTGTGTTTCTGGTAATATATATAGCTTTCAGTGAGAAATGATCTTTGACTGGTCAATGAAAACACCTTGGCACAGCCTTCAAGTGTGGGTCACGAGATTGTTCTATATGGTTCTGCCCTATTTAATTCTTTCCTGTTGCTGTAGAATGTACAGAATTTATAGCGTTCTTCTCTTTGGCAGGAAAGCATGAAGTACAGTAAGCTTTCTGTCTGTAATCTTACCATaagatgttttgtttctgctttctctacTGAAACAAATTGATTACTGAGTATTTAAGATATCTGAAATGCAAATTGCTCTCTTACTTCTGAATATCAAGgagacaaatattttcaaggatCCTTTGCATCCCTAAACATGATTTTGCTCAAAATCATGGGGGagttttctgcctttaaaaaggataataaaaaataataaaataaaaatctatttctgaaatactttaagCATTAGTGTACTAATAAAAATCAGCTAAATAAactagttgtttttttttttttaccaggtAGAGATTTTTGTTGTAAAAATAATCTGCgtccacattttaaaatgttggggTTTAGAGCAAAGTGCAACAGTAGCTGTAGCATTCGGCTCTTTGCCATCAAGGCAGAAAGGTGGCCAGAGCTATGGGCAGCTGAAATGTTAAAATTGGATCTAGTTCAAGAcaacattatatatatatatatatatattatatatatatatataaaaatatataaaatgctaacaagcaagctgaaaaataaatcttaaatacagtaatggttttaaagtactgaaaatagttttctaTAGTAATAGTGCAAGCTGTGAAAAAGCAAGCTTAGAATAGAATGGTTCATAATacagaaacactaaaaaaatctgcaacTCTTCGGCCTTGAAGCTTCTTGCTGCAAACCAGGCTTCAGGATTAAAAGAGTACTGAGTGCAAAAGAGCAGTTTGTTTTGAACCATAATTCAAATTAACCCCTGAAAGGCCCAGATGGTGAGGTTTTCGTGCCTTCTAAAACCATAGCAATTGCAGTATCTTGTATTAGAATTCGAACACTACAGCTTTTactgagagaaaaggaaaataattacgATTTAGCATGTGTGTTTTGGAAGAGGAAGTGATACTTTGGAACGTAATTGATGCATCCATAAGGAAATTTAAGAGTTTCCAAATTTGTTCATGATTGTCTTcagtttaataaaaacattattgcgttgtgggctttttttgccAGTCTCACTATTTGTAAGTGGAAAGTACTCTCTGTGGTTTCCAGTGAAGTGTCTGATGGTTCAGCTTTCCTAGTTCATTcacttctgatatttttatttttttctcctcccaatTAGGTGATTTGACTGAAGATCCAAAATTTCCCAAAGTTCAGTGGCCAACTCCAGATATTTGTCCTGCATGTcatgaagaaattaaaggaTTACACAGCTGGAATGAAGCCCAAGTTTTACAGTTCATGAAGTATCActataaaagtgaaaatattctgtataaATACACTGAAAGCCAGACTGACTCCAGTGAAACTGAACAGGGAGATACAAGAGACGTGAAAGACAAAAGCCTGCTGAAGAAACCGAGTGGAAACAGAGAGAATAAGGTCCAGGATAAAGAAAACATACTAGATTCAGAATCTAAGGTGTTAAATAAGCTAATAGCAAATCACGGACCTGTCAAAGATAGCGGCAAAGGTGCAGGTGGATCAGCTAACATTAAAGAGGCGAAGCAAGCTGTGTCTTTCTTGGGGATTGGATTTTCAAACATAGACATGAGTCTGTGTGTCATCCTGTATGTAgcatcatctttatttttaatgataatgTACTTTTTCTTCCGAATGAGATCTAAACGGTGGAAAGTGAAGTATTACCGTCCATCTGTATAGAAGTTTAAATTGGAAACAAAGTTTTCATTGTACATGGCTGTTCAGTACCAGATACAGCTTTAATATTTATGATCAGGGATTTTATATACAGTATTCCTTGTTTCAAAACCCAAGTAATTTCACAAGTGTTCTAGCTTAATGTATGGAGCTCACTGTAAGTACCCTAATCTTTAACTGAGGCACACAGTGCTATCATAAAATGTCCACTGAAGGAAGCATTGCATTTTTCAGTTAAGATTTTTCCGTGACTTACCACCTACATCCTTTACTCATTTTCAGAGTAAACATTGCATTATGCAATCAACTGTGCCTGCTTTAGAAGGAAATTGGATATTGTTTTGTGTACTTCCAGTCAGggtcttgggttttattttaatttatctgGAGCTGATTTTACCTGCCAGAGTACTGAACGGTTATGCTGTTACCTTGGCTGCTTCATTTGGGGAAGCAAgaattctgat from Falco biarmicus isolate bFalBia1 chromosome 9, bFalBia1.pri, whole genome shotgun sequence encodes:
- the QSOX2 gene encoding sulfhydryl oxidase 2 isoform X2, giving the protein MAAAGGSGRLALLALLLAAAAAARLYRAGEDPLTVLAAGSVRQALLNSSAAWVVQFYSSSCGHCIAFAPTWRALAGDVKDWESAIRVGVLDCGEEENYETCKEYGIHYYPTFRYFKAFTKQFTTGENYKGADRELQTVRQMMIDFLQNHSQELRPPACPPLDPVSSSDITSLFDKNSHHYTAIVFESNNSYVGREVILDLIQYENIIVKRALNFDKPFLEKLGISSVPSCYLMHPNGSHGLINILKPLRSFFSSYLKSLPGVRKKLLLPLQLPAQENKEESTEVKVWKEFDKSKLYMADLESGLHYLLRVELATHKTLEGAELKTFKDFVTVSAKLFPGRQPVVKLLETLQEWLVSLPLDKIPYDAILDLVNNKMRISGIFLTKKVQWVGCQGTRPELRGYTCSLWKLFHTLTVQAALQPKALINTGLEDSPQTVLQIMRRYIQHFFGCRACAQHFEEMAKESMDSIKTLDEAVLWLWEKHNVVNNRLAGDLTEDPKFPKVQWPTPDICPACHEEIKGLHSWNEAQVLQFMKYHYKSENILYKYTESQTDSSETEQGDTRDVKDKSLLKKPSGNRENKVQDKENILDSESKVLNKLIANHGPVKDSGKGAGGSANIKEAKQAVSFLGIGFSNIDMSLCVILYVASSLFLMIMYFFFRMRSKRWKVKYYRPSV
- the QSOX2 gene encoding sulfhydryl oxidase 2 isoform X1 gives rise to the protein MAAAGGSGRLALLALLLAAAAAARLYRAGEDPLTVLAAGSVRQALLNSSAAWVVQFYSSSCGHCIAFAPTWRALAGDVKDWESAIRVGVLDCGEEENYETCKEYGIHYYPTFRYFKAFTKQFTTGENYKAGADRELQTVRQMMIDFLQNHSQELRPPACPPLDPVSSSDITSLFDKNSHHYTAIVFESNNSYVGREVILDLIQYENIIVKRALNFDKPFLEKLGISSVPSCYLMHPNGSHGLINILKPLRSFFSSYLKSLPGVRKKLLLPLQLPAQENKEESTEVKVWKEFDKSKLYMADLESGLHYLLRVELATHKTLEGAELKTFKDFVTVSAKLFPGRQPVVKLLETLQEWLVSLPLDKIPYDAILDLVNNKMRISGIFLTKKVQWVGCQGTRPELRGYTCSLWKLFHTLTVQAALQPKALINTGLEDSPQTVLQIMRRYIQHFFGCRACAQHFEEMAKESMDSIKTLDEAVLWLWEKHNVVNNRLAGDLTEDPKFPKVQWPTPDICPACHEEIKGLHSWNEAQVLQFMKYHYKSENILYKYTESQTDSSETEQGDTRDVKDKSLLKKPSGNRENKVQDKENILDSESKVLNKLIANHGPVKDSGKGAGGSANIKEAKQAVSFLGIGFSNIDMSLCVILYVASSLFLMIMYFFFRMRSKRWKVKYYRPSV
- the QSOX2 gene encoding sulfhydryl oxidase 2 isoform X3 produces the protein MAAAGGSGRLALLALLLAAAAAARLYRAGEDPLTVLAAGSVRQALLNSSAAWVVQFYSSSCGHCIAFAPTWRALAGDVKDWESAIRVGVLDCGEEENYETCKEYGIHYYPTFRYFKAFTKQFTTGENYKADRELQTVRQMMIDFLQNHSQELRPPACPPLDPVSSSDITSLFDKNSHHYTAIVFESNNSYVGREVILDLIQYENIIVKRALNFDKPFLEKLGISSVPSCYLMHPNGSHGLINILKPLRSFFSSYLKSLPGVRKKLLLPLQLPAQENKEESTEVKVWKEFDKSKLYMADLESGLHYLLRVELATHKTLEGAELKTFKDFVTVSAKLFPGRQPVVKLLETLQEWLVSLPLDKIPYDAILDLVNNKMRISGIFLTKKVQWVGCQGTRPELRGYTCSLWKLFHTLTVQAALQPKALINTGLEDSPQTVLQIMRRYIQHFFGCRACAQHFEEMAKESMDSIKTLDEAVLWLWEKHNVVNNRLAGDLTEDPKFPKVQWPTPDICPACHEEIKGLHSWNEAQVLQFMKYHYKSENILYKYTESQTDSSETEQGDTRDVKDKSLLKKPSGNRENKVQDKENILDSESKVLNKLIANHGPVKDSGKGAGGSANIKEAKQAVSFLGIGFSNIDMSLCVILYVASSLFLMIMYFFFRMRSKRWKVKYYRPSV